The following are encoded in a window of Camelus ferus isolate YT-003-E chromosome 28, BCGSAC_Cfer_1.0, whole genome shotgun sequence genomic DNA:
- the FOXI3 gene encoding forkhead box protein I3, with translation MLSPERRDQPRSPLAAAAAPHPPTAADMALYCGDNFGVYSQPGLPPAAAAAAPGAPPPARAPYGLADYPAPPAAAANPYLWLNGPAVGGPPAAAAAYLGAPPPPPPPPPPGGAPGPFLQPPTAAGTFGCAQRPFAQPAPAAPASPAGPAAPGELGWLSMASREDLMKMVRPPYSYSALIAMAIQSAPERKLTLSHIYQFVADSFPFYQRSKAGWQNSIRHNLSLNDCFKKVPRDEDDPGKGNYWTLDPNCEKMFDNGNFRRKRKRRSETSSTSAAAAGASKSEDGLSSGLSSGVAGKPEGDSSSQSPEPPEGTKRTASSPGASMLTSTPCLNTFFSSLSTLSVSSSAGTQRALPGSRHLGIQGAQVPPSSTFPPSSVSEASPDTLQLSHSTSNAGSSQRSSYYSPFPASTSGGQSGPFGSPFYNFSVVNSLIYPREGSEV, from the exons ATGCTCTCGCCCGAGCGGCGAGACCAGCCCCGCTCGccgctcgccgccgccgccgcgccgcaCCCGCCGACGGCCGCCGACATGGCTCTCTACTGCGGCGACAACTTCGGCGTgtactcgcagcccggcctgcccccggccgccgccgccgccgccccgggcGCCCCTCCGCCGGCCAGGGCGCCCTACGGGCTGGCCGACTACCCCGCGCCGCCGGCCGCCGCCGCCAACCCCTACCTGTGGCTCAACGGGCCGGCCGTGGGCGGtcccccggccgccgccgccgcgtaCCTGGGggcccccccgccgccgccgccgccgccgccccccgggGGCGCGCCCGGGCCCTTCCTGCAGCCGCCGACCGCGGCCGGCACCTTCGGCTGCGCGCAGCGGCCCTTCGCGCAgcccgcgcccgccgcgcccgccTCGCCCGCCGGGCCCGCGGCGCCGGGGGAGCTGGGCTGGCTGTCCATGGCCAGCCGCGAGGACCTGATGAAGATGGTGCGACCGCCCTACTCGTACTCGGCGCTCATCGCCATGGCCATCCAGAGCGCGCCCGAGCGCAAGCTCACGCTCAGCCACATCTACCAGTTCGTGGCCGACAGCTTCCCCTTCTACCAGCGCAGCAAGGCGGGCTGGCAGAACTCCATCCGCCACAACCTGTCGCTCAACGACTGCTTCAAGAAGGTGCCCCGCGACGAGGACGACCCAG GGAAAGGGAATTACTGGACCCTGGATCCgaactgtgagaaaatgtttGACAACGGGAACTTCCGCAGGAAGCGGAAGCGCCGCTCGGAAACCAGCAGCACCTCTGCGGCGGCCGCGGGGGCATCTAAGTCAGAAGACGGGCTGTCCTCGGGACTGAGCTCTGGAGTGGCTGGGAAGCCGGAGGGAGACAGCTCCTCTCAGTCCCCAGAGCCTCCCGAGGGCACCAAGAGGACCGCCTCCTCCCCAGGAGCATCCATGCTCACCTCCACCCCTTGCCTGAACACCTTCTTCAGCAGCCTCAGCACCTTAAGTGTCAGCAGCAGCGCGGGCACCCAGCGAGCTCTCCCCGGCAGCCGCCACCTAGGGATCCAGGGCGCCCAGGTGCCCCCCAGCAGCACCTTCCCCCCCAGCTCCGTCTCGGAGGCCTCACCAGACACCTTGCAGCTGAGCCACAGCACCAGCAACGCGGGCAGCAGCCAGAGATCTTCCTATTACAGCCCCTTCCCTGCCAGCACCAGCGGGGGTCAGAGCGGCCCCTTCGGCAGCCCGTTCTACAACTTCAGCGTAGTCAACAGCCTCATCTACCCCCGCGAGGGCTCCGAGGTATAG